The Actinomycetota bacterium genome includes the window GAGGTGGACGTGCCCGACGAGCTGGCCCCGGTCCTGGTCGACCCGGTCCGCCTCGACCAGGTGCTGACCAACCTGCTCGACAACGCCCGCGGCTACGCCCCCGGCAGCCCCGTCCAGGTGGCCGCCCGCCAGGACGGCGACCGCATCGAGCTGCGGGTGGTGGACCACGGCCCCGGCATCCCCGTCCCGGAGCGGGAGCGGGTCTTCGACCAGTTCTACCGGCTCAAGGGCGGCGGCAGGCGGCCCGAGGGGACCGGCATGGGCCTGGCCATCTGCCGCGGGATCGTGCAGGCGCACGGCGGCGCCCTGCGGGTCGAGACGACCCCGGGAGGCGGCGCCACCTTCGTGCTCACCCTGCCGGTGTCCCCCGTGTCGCCGGACATGGAGGTGGTGCGGCCATGACCCGGGTCCTGGTGGTCGACGACGAGCCGCCGATCGTGCGGGCGGTCGCGGCGAATCTCAGAGTGCGCGGCTTCGAGGTGCTGACCGCCTCGACCGGCGAGGCCGCCCTGACCGCGGTCGAGACCCACCAGCCGGACTGCGTCGTGCTCGACCTGGGCCTCCCCGGCATCGACGGCCTCGAGGTGCTACGCCGGCTCCGCACCTGGACCCAGGTTCCGGTGGTGGTGCTGACGGCCATCGACGGCGAGCGCGACAAGGTGGCCGCCCTCGACCTGGGCGCCGACGACTACGTGACCAAGCCGTTCGGCGTGGCCGAGCTGATGGCCAGGATCCGGGTCGCGCTGCGCCACGCCCGGG containing:
- a CDS encoding response regulator, with product MTRVLVVDDEPPIVRAVAANLRVRGFEVLTASTGEAALTAVETHQPDCVVLDLGLPGIDGLEVLRRLRTWTQVPVVVLTAIDGERDKVAALDLGADDYVTKPFGVAELMARIRVALRHARAAGADRPRVITAGDVAIDLDAKLVTRDGAQVRLTPTEYRLVETLAVNAGRLCTHRFLLERVWGPGYGEESQYLRVYMANLRKKLDDPAAPQLLLTEPGMGYRFVVPEPEGATG